Genomic window (Bombus pascuorum chromosome 8, iyBomPasc1.1, whole genome shotgun sequence):
GTGCAATAGATACGGGACGATCGTCCTTCCAGCTCTTGCCTTTGTTCCTATTTTTACGGTCATtgtctcttttcctcttttgtgcttttgtacttttgttttcctgttgttttattctttcacCTTTCccatttttgattttttttttttgaaaaagcagatttataaataataaataggccgcggatttttatgcgaattttatttttacagaaaatttaaaagtacaaaaatgcAAACAGTATGATTACTATTAAAGATAATGTGTTATTACTGTTACTGATATCGCCATTATTCTTTATcagagaaattattatagatttttatattgttatctATATTGCTTTTGTCACTTTTTTAGATTTAAGCAGGAttcgaattaaatttcaagGAATTGGACTAATTTACGATTAGGATTAAAAACTATGCACTTTGGAATAGAATTTTCATCTTAGTTTTCCAATTTCTCTCCCTCATCTACCATTTGCTGCCATTTTTCATCcgttattttaaacaaataagaaaatcaaaaggaaaattggtattcttaaaaatacttcttgaaaatttgatcaccgttaatgtaatttataaaccTGTTCTTGTTTTATGTAGGATCGCAATATCGATCCCTCCAGCGTCAAGTGAGGAATTGCTGGCGGAAGGTGCGACTTCGTTTTCGCGATGTAACATGTACAATGTGAACTATACCGACATATTGGAGAGTGGTATCAGAGAGGCAGACCCATCCTGGCCAATAAAACCGTGTCAATATGGATGGACCTTTAATCACACGATGATACCATACAAATCTATAGCTGTCGAGGTAAAATCACAAGagataattatattctttatataaagTAACTTCAAATTTTCGACACcgattaatacatttttattcaaattaaaactGTTGGAACCGtcgttctataaatatttacggTCCTTCGTAAAGCTGCTGACGATAGCGTATAATGCAGTCATTAAAAAAGAAGTCCTTGTTGGTTGCACGAACTTAGACGTAGGTGTAATTACTTGTTATGCTGCTTGCATCTTAACAGAGCTCGTTTATAGCGGAACATAAAATTAACCTTGTCattcttaattatttgtacGTCTCGAACATGAATccgtttatataatatcacatAAATCGAAAAGTGAAAGGTACAACTGTACAATAGACAGATATTTCGAATTGAACGTATAAATACGCACTTGATAACTTCTTACgacttaagaaatttttatccaAATAATTTACCCAATAtttactgttattattattatttctaatttctatttctactattttattactaaaaaacTACTACTTAAATCGGAAGATACTATCTTCTACTTAAGAAACTTATATACCTTCCACTATGTCGAATTCTCTAATCGTATCCAAGAATTATGCAAACTACCTctactattttattactaaaaagTATTGCCAAAAGACTATAATTAACAATCCTACGACTAAGGTCCTCGATTCTGATGATATTAAAAACCTACGCAATTTATTATTCGTCCTTTCGTCGTCTTACTTATTCTCTTCATCTTCCATCGATTTTACAACCACGCCGTGTTTTTCCAACGAGCATAATACCATACAGCAACCATAAAGCATCCCCCATTTCTGTTTCAGCTGGAATGGGTATGCGATCATGCATTCCTCGGTTCAGCTGCACAATCGGCCTTCTTCGTCGGCAGCATTCTTGGAGGCTTAATATTCGGTTACATAGCCGACCATTGTGGCAGAATTCCGGCGTTGGTTGCGTGTAACGCGGTTGGCTTCATCGCGTCTGTTGGCACTGCGTTTTGCAACAGCTTCTGGAGCTTCTGCCTGGCGAGATTAGTCGTCGGTACCTCGTTCGATAACTGTTTCAACGTGCTTTTCATTATCGGTGAGTCATCGAGAAAATTATAAGAGAGAAAAACCAAAGCCGTTGAGAATAGAAAAACTATAATTTATGACCTAATAATGGGACACCGGTATCGGTCCCGTTTTACGTAACGATTAACTATTCATAACGTGTTTGAATAAATGTTCATTGCCCTACGTcggtttgttttttttaagtCAGATTTTTACTCGAATTTTATGATATCAGctttaagatatttaatagTAAATGATTTTACTGAAACTGTGTATCTTGGAATTATATCTCgtaatttgaaattcgttGTGTAATTGCATATTTAGTTtggtattaaaattacatgtgTCTAGGGATACTTTaaggtattttattttaaacgagaGGATACTtaattctgtataatttttctcgaattttctagtatgaaattatatctttcgAGTGACTTATTTCCCTATGGAAAATACTTTGTATTTTGGAATTGCATCTCgtaatttgaaattcgttGTGTAATTGCATATTTAGTTtggtattaaaattacatgtgTCTAGAGATACTTTaaggtattttattttaaacgacaGGATacttaattttgtataatttttctcgaattttctagtatgaaattatatctttcgAGTGAGTTATTTCCCTATGGAGAATAATCTTCGGTTATACCACGATTGCTGAGACACTGTCTGTTCGTTATTGAGATGAAAGCAGTGTtccttttaaaattctttttaattcaaaaCGATCTTACATTGTcgatgttaataatttataaaatccacaaataaatttgaagatttgaAATTAGATTGgtaaaagacgaagaaaggaaaaacctAAAGGAAATAAGGAAACAATATTATCTTATCAaatgaagaaatgaaattgacGAAACATTTGGGAAGATTTCTATAACGATGTAATACAATAacaatatcaaaaattattctttcagTGATCGAATATGTCGGTCCGAAATATCGAACTCTGGTAGCGAACATGTCGTTTGGACTTTATTTCGCGGCAGCCTCGAGTCTTCTGCCTTGGATCGCATATTGGATCTCAAATTGGAGGATTCTCAGCATGGTTACCGCGTGTCCTATGGTAGTTGCGTTTATAGGACCATGGATTGTTCCTGAAAGTGCACGGtaatttaattccaatttcttttttattctaaaaatataatacaaaaaaatcttttaagTAAATTAGTATATGATGGTATAGTAAACACTTAATCTTACGTCCCTTggattatttttgtatcttcgTATCATGgaaaaattccttaaaaataaTCCTcaaagaaatataagaaatctCTTTCACGTTAAAGTTTCTCTTAAAACATCAAAAGCCCTTTGAGATCGGaccataaaaattccaaaattataGCTGAATTAAATTGGGTAATATTTTATCCAGCAATACATACTATATCTTGGAATCGGTTATTACATCGATTCCTCTGTCTCGTAAATAAAACATCTCAAGGTCAACATCTTCTCGATAAGCCATCACATTTTTAACtgtgtaaaataaatgattgATACGTAACTAGACAGCGCTATCCAAATTTGCACAAAACGTTTGTTGATACAAAACGTTGATGTAAGTGATGATTCTTATAGGCTTTTATAAcgtttgtatatttcatatacttCCGTAGTTGGTACATAACCAGTGGCAGAGTGGACAAAGCGATCGAGATGCTGAAAAACTTCGCTAAAGTGAACGGTAAAGAGGTGAAGCAAGAAATATTCGATGAATTTGAGAAAAGTTGCAAGGCGATGAACGAGAAGGATCAATCGCATAATCAATATACTGTCTTACATCTCTTCAAGCTGCCACGACTGGGTCGTATCACTATCATACTCATTATTTATTGGTAAGTTAACCTTTCCATCGTCAATCGAACAAACTACACAGCTAGAACCTTTTACTTGTAAATTCTCAGCAAtgattagaatattattttagagGAAACGAAGACACCagagaaatttataatcatACACGAAAAGATATAGATAAGAAAGATATTCAATTTTACACTTCCTTTAcgtttcttatattttctttgtttttagTACTACGATAATTCCGAATCTTCCTGCATTTCCTAAAATAGAATTAACTAAGAATATGTTCTTAACTCTCAGCCTCACGGTTTCCTAATTATATTACACCGTTAATTCAACCAAGTTACCAATCAGCCTCGACGCTACTTCCCTGTCTCTATAAAACCAGTATTAAAATAGACACAAATTACCATAAACTAGATACAAACTACTCGAATGAACATTAAGAGAGTATATGGAGCATTTTATGTGGGTCATTAAGAACCTGCTTAAGTATATAATTAGCATCGATAAACGTCAAAGGCGAGAGAACGAGCACGCGAAGGATTAATAAACGATCTTGAAGTACAGTGTGATTTATACATGACTCGACTGATTTTTTTCTAGGTTGCTGATGGTGTGGGTGTTCGACGGTCACGTTTGGAACATGAAACTTCTGGACCCTGACGTTTTCACGTCGTTCTCTTTAGCCTCCCTCACGGAACTTCCGGCCGCTGTTCTGCTCGCCCTTTTCCTCGACAGATGGGGCAGACGATGGATGAGTTTCGCATCGATGTTCCTCTGTGGCATTTTCTCCTTTGTTGCCATCGCCACCCCCTCTGGTaacttcttttctattttttctttttttttatttcttgatAAATGACTTGTCAATCgatattattcaataaaatagcAGGAAAGTGTTAGTAGCAGTAAGAAAGCGGGGTTgaatttgatagaaaaaatCCGGTTTTATCGATCGACGTCGGTTTAAAAAGCGGTTCTCTGAAGCTTCTCAAGCGAAAGCTTTGGGAGATTGAGAAATGAAAGCTCGTGCTTGATGCAAGAATAATGTTTTTGTTAGATAGTAAGGAGATAAGCGGTAGCGTTAGAGGATATTCGCGTTTGCAAAGATATTAAAGAGTGGAAAatagacattttttaattcgtatttaGAATAGaactactatttttatttctccatcTTGCAACTAAATTTTCCTTCAAATTCTCTTTTATCGTTTATAGACAACAAACTCGAACGACATGATCATATAGATTCGTATTATTCAAAATCGTATTATAGAgaatttacaattatacaaTCTTGTCATTTTACttagtattaataataatcgaatgACTTgtcgtttattaatattcgcCACGATTAACTGGTTTTGTACCATTCGAAATAATGCTAAAGAGTATTCAAAATTCATATAATCTGACGATctgtaatgtaattaaaaaaaatatatttttatgtttcatcCTATGCCacagaattttaattactagTTTACGTATCctatgaaacgaaaaaaattgaaaatcgatgTGTTATGCAACTGCATGCAAATGTTTAACTAGACAAGCTTATAAAGTCTTTTTATCCAaatcttcctcttctcttcatttttttttttttctttttcacctTTAAATCCTATTCAATTAAGCATAATCCATTAACGATTGACATTTATTTCTCAACGCCACATACTCGACAGGGatgacatttaatttttaattggacCATGCGCGCATCGGGCGTATGTATCGCGCGTGGAATGCGGCGATCGTggcatttacatatttctcaACTTGTTCAAGGTTCGACAACGGTCGCCATGGCGATTATAGCGCGTCTTGGAGTGAATATCGCCGCGAATATTGGTTTCCAATATGCAGCGGAAATGCTGCCGACTGTGGTGAGAGCTCAGGGTGTGTCTTTGATCCATATCATCGGCTATATCGCCCACATTTTGGGACcctatattatttatctgGTAAGTGAATCGGAATTTCTATTAACGATATCGTACTTCTACGATCCAAGAGTTATTCAGactcttttttaatttacgacTAATATTCTCTGTTAGTGAGATACGTTTTTTGAAGTTCCtttaatttgtagaaaaattatgtTCCTCGTCGATCATGGattcttcttttaatcttACGTATCATGGAAACATTCGATATattctctttcgttttgtttaaCGCTATTAGGATTTTGCGAAAGAAATGTAACTTTTCTATTGTCTGTAACTAGGTTTCCAATACTATACCATAGCTTCGTTTCTAAACGaaacgaatatttacaaaatctaGTTGTGAGTAACACCAATGATCCTTTGTATATTGGCAACTTCTTCAAATTCTGTCTTTAATCAAACTCtttgtgtaaaaaaaaatattaagaatatagaaaattcaaaaagGAGTATTTATAAGGACATGCTGGATTATTGTGTCTGACTATTTTGTTCTGAATTATCAATTTGTCTTAAAGTGTACTATTATTTGTGTAATCTTTTTGCGAAAAATTAACTTATCCAGAAGTAGTCCATTTATTTCCTGAAAATCGAAGAGAAATTACCGGAAAGTGGAATTAATCGCTATAACTTCTAAAAGACATATATAATAGAGGTATAAAAGGAAGAATGTTTTTCACTCGATTTAGGCTGACATTGATCCATCTTTACCTCTGGTTGCCCTCGGTTTGCTGTCCTTTGGACACGCCTTCCTGACCCTTGGCTTACCAGAAACCTTGAACCAGGAACTACCAGAAACCCTACAGGAAGGTAACGACTTTGGCAAGGAACAAAATTTCTGGTGGGTTCCGTGTATATCCTCGTAAGTATAAATTCTTCTACGACATTCTTTCCCCACTTTACgtcaatataaatttactaataatcgtttatttcaatttgacaGGAGCAAAATGCTGAAAAAGTCTtacagaaagaagaaaggccTCTCGAATCCAGCGTTTGCTGGCAGTGTTCAAAAGATGGACTGTACTAGATTATAGCGATTGAACCTGGCGGTGGTGTGAAACTTGCCAAATCCTTTGTAAATATAGTTATTAAACGTGCGCGTGTGATGTTAGATGTTAAGGTATTTACGAACGTGTTGAGATTTGAGAGTTGTTGAGAGAAACTAGGAAGAAGTATCAGTTGTTGCAGTGAAAGAGACAAGAATCGTCAAATTACACAAGGTATACGTTTAAGCAATTAATAGACACTTCATCTGCGAAGTAGCTTTGTTGCACACAagataattttgttcaaagtgtatctttttttaatcgagATGAcggtataaaaattttaagaaatttaaaaaattaaaaacacggTATATAAAGTACATTGCGTTCACATATTGCGATGTTAATTATTTCGCCTATTATACCGTCGATAAAGTATTGAAAATGAGAAACGATTCAGGTATCTTATGTAAATGTACAATTAAATTCAGTATTGGATATACGTATTAAAGGAAACGATATATATGTTTTcctgttataaaaataatataccaTAGTATTTATACAACTTTCGCTTTAAAAATCGGAAAGAAGGatctatatctttttcttgatgctcttttcttttctttcttcgttgaaGGAATACTCTAGTTGAATTGACTTAACTATGAAATACTGTGAATAACAAAGGATCGCCACGAGACTCGAAACGCGAAAAGAGAGCTGTCTTCGCGCATTGTCAAGCTTTCAACAACTTGTCTCGTTTATTACGAATTTGTATCAATATAGGTGATTCATAAATCACTAACACTTGAAACGAGAGTTTCGATCGACTTTTAAACCGAAGTGTATTTTGCGTTTGCTCGATCAACGTGGCTTTTTTCATCGTTCATTTATACATCAACACGTTGAACGCTTTGAAAACTCTGAGATCtctgttatttaatttaaatatatatatattattctaatgaaatatcaagattgaaattcttttatgATATTCTGTTGTTTATGTTCTTTCAGtattaatacgaaaaatatctctatttgatatatttagatataataagaatattacttctAATAAATATCCTTTAATCCGTAATTACTGattattcataaaatgaaatgcattaaaacaattaattgcTAAGCGTTAATATTAACTCATTAGCTACCATCATACCCAAttgagattataaaaataaagttgtaGGATCTTTTTAAGCaggaatttttttaacagaaaggatattaacataattttcaatattctttagaaatttttctgCTTAAATCCAATGGAAaggcaataaataatttatagaattatataaaaattttagaagaaaatttgatagaTAATGAGTTCATTTTGAAAATGCTCAGGTTTAAATGTCACTTGAAACAGATCGAAACTCCGTCACGTGTTCGattagaaatagtaaaattcTGATTCGTGAAGAGACGCGAATATCTATTCCCAATCTCGTTCCTTTCGATCCTCCGACCTGTTCGTCTTAAACGCACAATCTCCGTTATACCATCTTTAAACGATGATTCTAGCAATTAGAATCATTCGATCGTTAGAATCATTCGCGTACTTATGAGACTAGCCCCTGCTTTCAGTTACCGATTAAAAAGACATACTATTCTTCGTTGCAAGTATCAGCTATCGTTCCTCAAGATCTGAGATTCTTCGAAATATTCCTACGCTAGAGATTCAACTGTACATAATTGTTCAAGGCTACAAGTTAGTTCGATCCTCGTGATGCAATGGATAATAATTCGATCGTCTGGAAAATAATTCTGGACGAGAGAATTCTCATTTAACCCTTGACGGTCTAATCATGTACAATATCATAATCAAGAACGAattcttctaaatttttaatctcgAAACTACACAGGACCGATACATGTTAATCTGAATCgctaataaatattaagagaGTCTTACGGAGTTATAATATCGACATCTCTTATCAATACGATAGTGATATAATAATGTGATATGGTACAGAGTGTTTCGTAACTGATGATTCTTTgtgttttcgagaaaataaattttgaatatgtTTTGTGAATGTCTTGTGAACACGagttgacaaattttcagaatttcatTCTCTCGAACGTCGTACGAAAATCtttcattctatattttcaacaGATCTTTTCACATAGTGTTATCCTGTACCACTAATCACTGATCATCACAGTATCAATTAccagacaccctgtataatacAGAATATACTTCAAATATCCGTATAATGAagcatttcattttctataattaattataattcagtTCAGCTTCTAAGGGTTAATACATTGTAACATAAGTGATCGTTATTGTAGAACTCCTAATTATAAGATGGAGTTAGATTAGACGTACAATGATGAACAAGGATCATCGAGcattaatgtatttaattatagagacatttagagatttatttttgttcggAGGATCCGTCGATGTGTGTGCAAATAAAAAGCAGAATTGTTTCTTAGATTAAGGTTTATGGAAGTTTTATTCGGTGAATTAATCCTATGGACGTGAGTGTATGCGTGAGTGTATATGTGAGTGAAGTAGGAGGATGATTATGAATACTATGAATAGGTATTCTTCAGATTAATTGCGTTGTTATTGGCACAACGACGAACACTGATCGTCATACGATGGCACGCTTacaatatattcttttctttctttttttcttcttcctaaATCATAGAAACAGTCAATCAGAGctacttttttttaaacgtaCGCACAACTCGTTTTAGATAGATAAACCCAGCAGTTGGTGctaaagaaattataacaataattaaaaaagtctTCAAgttcgaattttattaatattgtacgttatttaaaattgtataaaagaatataacgaaCAGAagcaaattttcaagttttaagagttttaagtaaaacgaagtaaaaaatgttaagtaatctttaaaaatacgtGGATAATCGttcaaaagatataaaactttttctttccacaaagaaaaattatctaaACGCACTATTTCTTTTAAACAAGATTCTATCCAGTATATTCcagtaaaaaatgttaaaaacattaaaggaatcaaaaatttcaatgtaattAACACAtctctaattaataatttacataacaatttcaatattattccaCGTAATctttgattataaaattagcACCAACCGCTGAACGATTCGAACGTTTGTATCGCAAATGAAAATTagcattaaaattataaaagcacttaaaagataataataaaaattatacaggaACAGGATTTCTAGGCTCGCCCTTCTTAGAATTAAGGCTTACAAATTCTTAAAcgtaaacgataaaaataaaaattaacgtaggagaatagaaaaataatatgttcgATTTTTTCTCGTACAAAAATCGTCAGACTGATCTTTCTTCGTGccttttaattgaattattattaaaaatcagaTAATTATCGTTCACAGGAGTGATAGTGTTGATGTCTATTGAAGTGTGTCTTATGGTAGCAAGGCAACGACCAGAAATGTTGGTCCCTTCCGAATTCTTCGCCTTGCTTGATGGTCTGAGGAAGATTCTGGCCGACAGTTTCCGGCAGAAACAGGACCAGTGCGGCGCCAAAAAAGGACACCGTGCTGATAATCAGCATTGGAAATCCCTCCCAAATTGCAACCTAATGaacaaatattcatttacatGAGCAAAAGTTAAATACCATGAAAATTTGGTTGAAGTATTTCtcatttaaaaagtttcattagAAAGTTTCAACCAATATGCTTTCATATCttaaattattccataattttttattttaaatttcaattttttaattaaagatcaGTTAAAGAAAAGCACTGGTTGCAACTTCCAAAACGTGCTTTCTagaaagtaagaaatattttgatcagatttttataatattcaactTCTTCAGGAAACAACTTGTTTTAAGGTAAGACAAAAaactattttacatttttatgagaAAGATGCTAATACATGAGagcttttcattcgtttctaaTAGCGCTTATTGTATCTTTTGGAATAAATTCAAGAGAAGTTGAACGTAGATACACGTAACtgtatttcaaaaatgttGTGACAGTAATAgtagtataaatatttatttaccgaGTCAGTGATATATGGCGCCAAAGTGTGTGCAATTATTCCGAAAATATGAATGAAAGATACGCCCTGCGATCTGACTGGTGTGGGTAGAAGTTCTGCTGCATACTGAAGACCAACATTGGCTGCCATATTCAGACAGAATCGCGACAATACTGACATTACTAATTTCGCGGTCACTGgagaataaattacaaaatacagaaTTAATCCTGGGTACACAATACTTGATTATAAGtttagttaaaaatatagttcgATCAAAGCTTaatcaaaatcaaattaaaatttcacacAAACTTTAAACTTCTATAAATCTGCAAATTCAACAAAACCAAcatgtagaaaattattgcttCTAAAATGTGCAAACCTCTTTCAATTTCGCCACTAAATTAATTCCTAATTTTTCCTAAATTCTATTTCCATCAAACtaattattttccaagatTAATACCTTCGAAGCttccaaaattcttttacgTTCATCGTCAACTTAATTTcagatttttctaaataatactTCATTATAATCCTAATTTTACTCGAATAAACAAATCAATATATTTACTGGACTGCAGTATAAGTTCAGCGATACTGAGTACACAGGTCATTGCCAGAGTGAGAAATCCGCAGAGTCTACGACCCCATCGGTCGAGCAACAGGGCGAGCAATAACCCAGCTGGAAGTTCTGTGGCACAGGCGATCGAGAACGACACGAACACCGAGCTCTGGATaagttttaacgaatacacgtGGGCGTCGAACGAGATCACGGTGAAACACCTACAAGACAACATCGATTATTTATCAAGGTTTTCTCACAACATGAACTCGTATCTTATACTCGCCAGAATGCAACTAGAAGAATAGTGTTTTTCGCCAACCGGGGCGTTTTGAACAGATCGAGCAGCGTTGCTGTTTCTTGAATTTTGTCCGATGACTCCATGTTACTCTGCAAGAATTTATTTCGAgaataattaacgaaagaTATAATACGAGTCGTGCCTTTAGCCCTTACACAATTCAAAATTCATAACAcactaaaaagaaattttattttcattttattcgtcaTTAATAGATAGCACGAATAGTCGCAAGTTCtaaggtaaatttaaaaacacgtTGTTTGTTATTGCTATTTTTCTTTGCATTCTGATTTATGAAATTAGTCGGCATGGCTTCTGATATCGAGGTTTATTAACATAATGGGTGATTGGCTGATTAAATACTTTTCTGATCTCTGCGAAATACAATCGGGGACAAAACTAAGTGGACTGATGgaggaaatgtaaaaattcatttcaacCATTTGCTAAACTATCTGCATAATATTAgaaggaaatataataaataagactCAAGTATATGACGCTGATACTAGTTTGATTATACTTTCTTCACATATATTTCCACTAACTATAGCAGCTTATTTTTATCCCCGATTGTGCGTTATActtgtactaaatatctttcaatttttatataaattcccAGATTTACTTCAAACTTTGTACGAAATcgatataatacaaatataatcgcGACAGCCAAGTTTCATTtcacatttcatttttcatcacgttttatttttaaaacgtgACTATAAGCGttaaaatactttcgcgagtcTGTGTATCATCGACGcatatcaaatatatctgTCAGCACAGATTCAAATACTTTACCGTACGATTTCGCGTAAACtttctaaaattctatttgaTCGAACTTACTACGAATATATCGTAAATACGCGAGTCCGGATTTCTACGGTTGATCCTAGCTATTCTTCGTAGTTTCTCAACAACTTTGTCCATCATCCCATTGGAAACGTACCACCTTGAACAGGGCAAATACGAGTGATATGGATCGATAagtaaatttgcataaatctCAAAGCGCAAGTTGAGAATTTGAATAATCGAACGATTACGAGTTTACTTACCGGGCGCTCTCGGGAAGAATCCACGGTGTGATAGCAACGGATAACAGAGGTATGGCAGTGACGTAAGTGAAATATCTCCAGTTCGCGATATAGTAAGCTATCCATGGTAAAATTGTACTGGCCACTGCGAAGTATACGCCAAAGGCGATGTTCACGACCAACGTTCGTTTCGACACAGCCATATATTCGAGCACTGTGGAATAATTGATCGTCGATGACTCTCGGAATAATTGATTATTATATCGAGATACTTAACGACGATTATTCTTTATGTTACAGTGATGGAACATGGAAGATTTATCGAGTGAAACcggttattattaatatgaaGCAATTGACGACGAGCCGAATGAACGATACCATCAACTTAATTGTAGGATAATTGTGagattacaaatataattccGACTTTAAATTAATCCATTTACTCTGCAAACGTGAATGTTCCGAGTTTCAGCTGGTTCGTATAACAAAATGCGCTACATAATGCACGTGTTTTGCTTCTAACGTATTTAAACGAATTACGCGTAAAATTTTgtgataattttcatttcgaacgAATATATAACTCGATTTAACAATATCAAGATATAACCATCCTCGACAACATgaaaatcgatgaaacgatCTTTAACGATAACAAAATCAATATATTCATCTCTGGTGGTGGCAAAAGCTCTTGAATCGATCACTCGAACCGTATAATTCAATCAAGTACAGCAACGTCAAAATTATCTTCGAGAAACAATTCATCAAAAATTTCTCACGCCTCGAACATTATCTTTCACGTAATAGAAACATTGACTTCATACTAACGTTATCTCTCGCGTAACTGAAACATTGACTTATCGGTTGAATCCCTCGCACTTTCTACTTCGTAGAAGGCTTACCGATAATCAGAGGAATGTTGATACAGTTATCGAACGCCAATCCAGTGAGGAACCTGCAGATGGCGAATGACCAAAAACTATTTGCGCTGGCAGTGAAAATGGA
Coding sequences:
- the LOC132909643 gene encoding carcinine transporter-like isoform X3, encoding MKDEKSTSILPTETTRLRPRLESFDDVLPYVGDYGRYQWLLLLSLLPYGTTYAFLYFSQFFITIIPTEHWCRIDELVNSNFTQEERIKIAIPPTNVYPYYEQCQRKDLNFTELLESNKSLSSLDFQINETIKCTQWEYNFTQIPYPSIGTELDWVCDREYLVSTAQAIFFCGSIIGGFLVGWIADHKGRIPALMFCNTVALFASIFTASANSFWSFAICRFLTGLAFDNCINIPLIIVLEYMAVSKRTLVVNIAFGVYFAVASTILPWIAYYIANWRYFTYVTAIPLLSVAITPWILPESARWYVSNGMMDKVVEKLRRIARINRRNPDSRIYDIFVSNMESSDKIQETATLLDLFKTPRLAKNTILLVAFWCFTVISFDAHVYSLKLIQSSVFVSFSIACATELPAGLLLALLLDRWGRRLCGFLTLAMTCVLSIAELILQSMTAKLVMSVLSRFCLNMAANVGLQYAAELLPTPVRSQGVSFIHIFGIIAHTLAPYITDSVAIWEGFPMLIISTVSFFGAALVLFLPETVGQNLPQTIKQGEEFGRDQHFWSLPCYHKTHFNRHQHYHSCER
- the LOC132909643 gene encoding carcinine transporter-like isoform X1: MTVLLLLSTPVTVKLVACVEMKDEKSTSILPTETTRLRPRLESFDDVLPYVGDYGRYQWLLLLSLLPYGTTYAFLYFSQFFITIIPTEHWCRIDELVNSNFTQEERIKIAIPPTNVYPYYEQCQRKDLNFTELLESNKSLSSLDFQINETIKCTQWEYNFTQIPYPSIGTELDWVCDREYLVSTAQAIFFCGSIIGGFLVGWIADHKGRIPALMFCNTVALFASIFTASANSFWSFAICRFLTGLAFDNCINIPLIIVLEYMAVSKRTLVVNIAFGVYFAVASTILPWIAYYIANWRYFTYVTAIPLLSVAITPWILPESARWYVSNGMMDKVVEKLRRIARINRRNPDSRIYDIFVSNMESSDKIQETATLLDLFKTPRLAKNTILLVAFWCFTVISFDAHVYSLKLIQSSVFVSFSIACATELPAGLLLALLLDRWGRRLCGFLTLAMTCVLSIAELILQSMTAKLVMSVLSRFCLNMAANVGLQYAAELLPTPVRSQGVSFIHIFGIIAHTLAPYITDSVAIWEGFPMLIISTVSFFGAALVLFLPETVGQNLPQTIKQGEEFGRDQHFWSLPCYHKTHFNRHQHYHSCER
- the LOC132909643 gene encoding carcinine transporter-like isoform X2; translation: MEGKNDGEMKDEKSTSILPTETTRLRPRLESFDDVLPYVGDYGRYQWLLLLSLLPYGTTYAFLYFSQFFITIIPTEHWCRIDELVNSNFTQEERIKIAIPPTNVYPYYEQCQRKDLNFTELLESNKSLSSLDFQINETIKCTQWEYNFTQIPYPSIGTELDWVCDREYLVSTAQAIFFCGSIIGGFLVGWIADHKGRIPALMFCNTVALFASIFTASANSFWSFAICRFLTGLAFDNCINIPLIIVLEYMAVSKRTLVVNIAFGVYFAVASTILPWIAYYIANWRYFTYVTAIPLLSVAITPWILPESARWYVSNGMMDKVVEKLRRIARINRRNPDSRIYDIFVSNMESSDKIQETATLLDLFKTPRLAKNTILLVAFWCFTVISFDAHVYSLKLIQSSVFVSFSIACATELPAGLLLALLLDRWGRRLCGFLTLAMTCVLSIAELILQSMTAKLVMSVLSRFCLNMAANVGLQYAAELLPTPVRSQGVSFIHIFGIIAHTLAPYITDSVAIWEGFPMLIISTVSFFGAALVLFLPETVGQNLPQTIKQGEEFGRDQHFWSLPCYHKTHFNRHQHYHSCER